The genomic interval ACAGCCCGCTCGGCAAAGGATTCTTGACCGGCAAAATCGATTCCAGCACGTCGCTGGCCGACAACGACCTCCGCCGCCTGCTTCCGCGCTTCAGCCCGGAAGCACGGCAAGCCAACCAGGTGCTGGTCGACCTGCTGCGGCAGATTGCCGATGACAAAGGAGCCACGCCGGCCCAGATCGCTCTCGCCTGGGTGCTGGCGCAGAAGCCGTGGTTCGTGCCGATCCCCGGCACCACCAAGCCGCACCGCCTGGAAGAGAACCTGGGCGCACTCGACGTCGAGCTGACAACCGGCGACCTGCTTCGGATCGAAGAGGCCGCGGCCAACATCCGGATCCAAGGCGAACGACTCCCTGAGCAGTTGCAGTCACGGTTCGGCCGCTGAACCCCGCCCGACCTTCTGGGCGTTGCTGCGGTCGGGAACCGTGCGCGACTCTTGGGTACGCCCGATCGACCGTCAGGCCACATTGGCGCGCGCGGCCAGAGCCTCCTTGTGGAGTGCGCGAGCGGACTCTATGAGATTCGTGGTGTCGGGTCCCCACATCAGGCGGATGACGTAGCGCTCGAACGGCGACTGCTGCATCAGGTACGCGATCGGCAGGAACGCCTTGCTCGCCAGGACGGACAGAGCCCCCTTGACCCGGCCGATGCCCATCGATCGGTCGATCGGCGGGCCCTGGCCGACACCGCACCCGTCATCGGTGGCCATCTGGTGGCCGAGCGTGCAGCGGTCGTGCGGACGGGGCCCGATCTGCCGTGCGGTGGCAGGTGCGCTTGGGGTCGCGGGGTTGTGGCGTCCCGAAGGGTGCTGGACAAAGGCGTGTTCGGGCCGGCCAAAGCCTGGGAGCGGCGTTGTCTGTTCATAGGGTGAGGGCGACGGCCTGGGCCTTCTCACCTGCGCCGCGAGGGGGCGTCACATGTGTCAGGAAGTGCCTGCCTTCCCGGTTTCCAGCGCCGTGGTGGCGAACTGTTCGACCAGTGCGGCGATGCGGGCCGCGGCGGTGACGTTCAGGTGCACTCCGTCCGGGGTGGTGGTGAAGCCGTGGCGGCGGGTGATGGATTCCCAGGAGCGCCGCAGGAGGAAGCGCTGCGCCAGGGTCGCGGCCAACAGCTTCTTGGTTCCGTCCCACGGTGTCGGCGGTTCGTCCGTGATCAGCTCGGCGATGCGGTCGTGCACGGGCAGGACCGGTACGTCGGCCTCCGTGGCGACGGCCTGGACGATCGCGTTGTACGGGGCCAGGTGGTCGTGCCATCGCCCCTTGGTCGTGCCGCCCAGCGGTGGCAGAGACATGAGGGCGACGGCGGCGGTTGTCTCGGTCCGCAGCCGGTGGACGATCTGCCGGAGATTGTCCTCGTACCACTGGGCGGTGGGCCGTTGCGGAAGGTGCTGTGCCTTCATGTAGCCGTCGGACCAGGAGGGGGAGATCTGTGCCAGCGCGTCGTTGGTGCCGATGAGGACGGTCACCACCGAGGGACGGCACGCGATGATGTCGTCGAGGCGGGAGAGCAGGTTCCAGGCGAGGTCGCCGGCGAATCCGGCGTTGACGGTGTCCATCGCGGGAGCCAGGGAGTCGGCGACCCGGGTCACCCAGTTGGGGGTCATGGCGCCGTGGGTGATGCTGTCGCCCGCACAGACGAGTACCGGTCTTCCGCTCGGGCGGGTGGCGTAGCGGCGGGGGCCGATCGGCTTGGGGAATCCCCTGTCGCGTGCGGTTCCGCGGGGGTGCTGAGGGTCTACGGGGGCGTTGTTCGTCATCGGGTCCTCTGTCCGGTTGTCGGTACTTACGTCCATGATCGGCTGGGCGCCCTTCATGCACGGTGATCGACCCGCTGCCAGGGGCCTGGCCATGTCCTGGTCATGTCCTGGGCGTGACACCGGGCCGAGTGCCCCGCGTCACGGGACCGCTGTCCGCGGCCATGGGCCCGCGCCGGGCCACCGCACCCGACCCGGGCCGAGGTGATCGGCCCCCGGCCGGGTGTGTCGTGCGGCGACACGGCCGGCGATTCCGCCGGAAGTTCCTCAGGCCCCGTCTCCGGACGCCGGGCGAAGGCGACCGTCCGCATCGGTACCGGTCGGAGGCCCCGGAAGCACGAGGTCGAGCGTGCTCAGGCGGTGCAGCAGGTCATCGATGGCCCCCGCGCGTGCGTCGTGGTCACCGTCGGCCTCCAGCCATGCGTCGGCGGCGACCTGTAGTACCGCGTATGCGGTGTGCGCGGTCATGACGACTCGGAGATCGTCGGCGGGGCGGTGCATGCGCTCGGCGATCGCCGCCTTGAGATCGCCCGCGTAGCGCGCGCCCAGATCCCAGAGCATGGCCCGGGGCACCGGCGAGTTGTCGATGATGCGGCGCAACGCGGCGTCGCGCTCGTCGCCGGCGACGCCCTGAGCGCACTTGCGAACGGCGGCACCGAGAGCAGCGTCCAAGGGCTCCTCGACAGGTCGCTCACGCAAGGCGCCGCCAAGATCCATCGCTTGTTCAAGACGCGCCAGGATCAGCAGATCCTTGCTCGGAAAGTAGCGATAGAGCGTTGTGGTGCCGACCTCGGCCTTCGCGGCGATCTGCTCCATCGTCGTCTCGTCGTATCCCTGGTCGACGAACAGGTCGAGTGCCGTGTCGATGATCTGTGCCCGCGTCCGAGCGGCCTTGAGTTCACGCAGTCCCATGACAACAGCATAGCGGGTTTAACCCCTGATCGGTATTGACACCTTGTCGGGTATGACTACATGGTGGGAGTCACTACCGTTTTGTTTGGTACCTCTCACAAAGGAGTGGAGATGCCACCTGCTACCTCGCCGGCGTCCGACACCACCGCCCTGGACAGCGCGGACAGCCCCGTCATCTCTCTCCCTCGGTTGGGCGTCGGCGTCGTCACGTCGACAGTCGGGGCCCTCGTCGCGCTGTTCACTCCGGTGACCCTGCTGTTGACGCTGAAGCTCGACTCACTCACCGACTCCGGAGCCGAGGCGGCGTTCGGTCTCATCACGGGGGCGGGCGCGATTTTCGCTTTCGCGGCCAACCCGATCGCCGGCCATATCAGTGACCGGACCGCGGCCCGGTTCGGCCGTCGACGCACCTGGATCCTCACCGGCTCTCTCTGCGGGTCCCTCGTGGTGGTCGCGCTCGGCTTCACGACCGCGGTCTGGCAGGTCGCGGTCCTGTGGTTCCTGACGCAGACCGTCTTCAACTTCCAGATGGCGGCCACGGGCGCGCTGTTCGCCGAGCAGGTGCCCGCCGAGCGGAGGGGCACCTTCTCCGGACTCATCGGGCTGATGGGCGCGCTCGCGCCGCTCATCGGCATCGCCGCGGTCAGCGGTTTCTCCGATCAGCGGGTCAAGTGGTGTGTCGTCGCCGGAATCTCGGCGTTCCTGGGAGTCCTCGCCGTCCTGCTGTTGCGGGAACGGCCTCGGGACAAACCCGCCGTGAAAGCGCCTCTGCGCCCGGCGGAACTCCTGAAGTCCTTCTGGCTGGACCCCCGGGACCATCCCGCGTTCGGCTGGGTGTGGGCGTTGCGCTTCCTGGTCATCTGCGGTGCCGCGAGCAGCAGCTACAACGCCTTCTTCGCCCTGCACCGGCTCGGTCTCGACGACGATGCCGCCCAGTCTTTCGTCCTGCTGGCGGCAGTCGCCAGCGTCGTGCCCATGGCGATCGCGGGTCTGGTCGCAGGGCCGCTCTCCGACCGGATCCAGCGGCAGAAGCCGTTCATCGTCGCCGGGGGCGCCATCATCATCGTCGGGCTCGTCCTCATGGCGATCGCCCAGACGCGAGGGGTCGCCTATGCGGCGGCATCGGTGATCGGCCTGGGCACCGGCACCTTCGTCTCGGTCGACTCGGCGATCTCCATCCGCCTGCTGCCCAACGCCGACGACGTCGGCAAGGACCTCGGCATCCTCAACCTGGCCAACACGCTCCCGCAGTCCGTGGTGCCGTTCATCGCGCCACTCCTGCTCTTCATCGGCGGATTTCCGGTCCTCTACCTCACACTCGCCGTCCTCGTCGTCGCCGGCGTAGCCACGGTGTTCCGGCTGCCGGAGATCGGCCGTGAAGGCGATCCGCGCTGGGCCCCCCTCACCCGTGACCGCACGCCCGTCGCTCCGGAAGCTCCGGAAGCTCCGGACGTGCTCGAACCCATCCCGTCGAAGGAGATCTCATGAACACCCTGTCCGTGTCCTCGTACAGCCTCCGCGAGCAGTTCGGCCCGCTGGTCTTCGACTTCGTGGACCCCCAGGGCAATCCCGTGCACATCGAACTGCCCTACCCGAAACTGCTGAACCTCTCGGAGTTCCCGGCCCGCGCCAGGGACACCTTCGGCGTCGACACCATCGAGACGGTCGCCTTCCAGTTCGCCGGGCTCGACGACCCGGAGATCGACCTGTTCGGCGACGCGCTCGCCGCCTCCGGTGTCCGGCTGGTCAATGTCGCGATCGACGTCGGCGACCTGCTCGAACCGGACGCCGACAAGCGCGCGGCCGACATCAAGCTCACCAAGCGGTGGATCGAGCGATTCACCGCCATGGGGGCGCAGTTCGTACGGGTCAACCCCGGCTCGCCCTTCAGCCGGCACAACGAGGCCACGCCCCCTGCCCAGTTGATCGACGGGCTCGGCGAGGTCGGCGCGTTCGCGCAGCAGCAGGGTTCCCGGCTGCTCGTGGAGAACCACGGTGGCCCGAGTGCCGACCCGGTCTGGATGGGGCAGTTGCTGAACGCCGCGGGGCGCGACGCCTGCGGCCTGCTGCTCGACCTCGGCAACTTCGACGTCCTCACGTCCCGCGCGATGGCGGGCTTCGGGGACGCCCAGGGCGCTGAGCCGACCGACCCGGCCGAGCTGTACGCGTCGCTCGACCTGACCCCCGTGTACGACGCCGTCGACGCGCTGGCCGAGTACACCGAGCTGGTCAGCCTCAAGGCGAACTACGTCACCGAGGACGGTGCCGTAGGACCCGTCGACCTGCCGCGCGCGCTCGGGATCCTCGCCGCCCACGGCTACACCGGCCCGCTCTCGGTCGAGTACGAGGGCACCGGCGGCGACCCCTGGGCGAAGAGCGCCCGGGTCCTCGAAGTCGCCGCGTCCGCACTCGCCGAATCCGGCACAGCCCCGCACACCGCCCCGTAGCCAAGCGCCCCGTAGCCAAGGAGGAGTTCCGCCATGAACGACACGGTCCGTACCACCGAAGAGGTCGACGTCCTCATCATCGGCTCCGGTCCCGCCGGTGCCACCTACGCCCGGACCATCGGCGACGCACGGCCGTCCGCGCGCATCCTCATGGTCGAGGTCGGCCCCGCGATCCCCGGCCACCGCGGCGAGCACACCCAGAACATGACCGAGTCCGCCCGGTCCGCCGCGCAACTGCTCACCCAGGGACCGGACTTGGGCGTGAAGCGGGCCACGGCACTGGCCGACATCGCGCCGGGCATCGACCCCAGCCTGGAATTCCGGACGGCGCTGCTCCCTGGCCTGTTCCCCCTCGACCCCAGCCCCCGGCTCCCCGACGGCGAGGTCGGCCTGCCGGGGGCGAGCATGGCCAGCGGCGTGGGCGGGATGGGCATCCACTGGGGCACCAGCACCCCACGTCCCCACCAGTCCGAACGCATCCCCTTCGTCCCCGGCGACGAACTCGACGCGGCACTCGACCACGCCGAGCACCTGCTGGGGGTGACCACGTACGAACCGGCCGGTCTGAGCGCGGCGATCCAGAAGGCGATGGCGGAGGAGTTCAACGGGCCGGGCCTCACCCCGGTCACCTCCGGAGCGAGCGCCAGCCACTGGGAGGGCGACACCCTGGTGTTCTCCGGCACCGGTGTGATCCTGGGCGATCTGGAACAGACCGTGCCGGGCTTCGAGTTGCGGGCTGAGACGCTGGCCCGCCGGGTGCTCGTGGCGGACGGGACAGCGGTCGGCGCCGTGCTGGAGGACCGCCGCACGGGGGAGACATACCAGGTAAGGGCGGCCCGTGTCGTGGTCTGCGCCGACGGGCTGCGCACGCCGCAGGTGCTGTTCGCCTCCGGGATCAGGCCGCGCGCGCTCGGCCACCACCTCAACGAGCACTTCCAGATGAACACGTTCGTCACCCTGCACGACGAGTTCGACCCGGCGACCTTCGACCAGGACGGCGGCAGCCTCGGGGGCGCCTCCATCCCGTTCTCCGACGCCCGACCGATGCAGGGCGGCATCGTGACCCTGGCCAACTCGCCCTACAAGCTGCCCTTCGGCGACGAACTGTCGCTCTCCCGGCTCGGTATCGCCGTCTGGTACGGCGCGAAGGACATCCAGTACCGCGACGCCGTCGAGTTCAGCGAGACCGAGACCGACGGCTACGGCATGCCGAAGATGACCATCCGCTACGCCCACACGGACAAGGACCGCGCGACGATCGAGGCCATGTGGGAGAACTCCGTCCGCAGCGCCTCCCGCATCGGCACGGTCCTCGACCAGCCCGAGTTCGCGGTCGGCGGCTCGTCCCTGCACTACCAGGGCACGGTCCGGATGGGAGAGTCCGACGACGGCGAGTCGGTGTGCGACCAGTACCTGCGGGTCTGGGACGTCGACAACCTGTACGTCGGCGGCAACGGCGTCATCCCCACCGCCACGGCGGCCAACCCCACGCTCACCATGGTCGCGCTCGCCTGGCGCGCGGCCGTCCAACTCGCCCAGGAACTCGGTGAGTTGGAGGGGTCGGCCCATGCGACCGCGCGGTAGCGGCACCGGGGTGCGGGCGGCGATCGTCGGCGGCGGCATGGTCGCGGCCATCCACCGGCGCGCGATCCACGCGGCGGGCGGCGTGCTGGCCGGGGTGCTCGGCTCCCGGCCCGAGCGGTCCGCCCAGATCGCCGCCGGCTGGGGAGTCGTCGCCTTCCCCGACCTCGCCGCGCTCTTGGCCGCGGACGTCGACGTGGTCCATGTGTGCACGCCCAACTCGACCCATTCTT from Streptomyces sp. NBC_01288 carries:
- a CDS encoding SGNH/GDSL hydrolase family protein, encoding MDVSTDNRTEDPMTNNAPVDPQHPRGTARDRGFPKPIGPRRYATRPSGRPVLVCAGDSITHGAMTPNWVTRVADSLAPAMDTVNAGFAGDLAWNLLSRLDDIIACRPSVVTVLIGTNDALAQISPSWSDGYMKAQHLPQRPTAQWYEDNLRQIVHRLRTETTAAVALMSLPPLGGTTKGRWHDHLAPYNAIVQAVATEADVPVLPVHDRIAELITDEPPTPWDGTKKLLAATLAQRFLLRRSWESITRRHGFTTTPDGVHLNVTAAARIAALVEQFATTALETGKAGTS
- a CDS encoding TetR/AcrR family transcriptional regulator — translated: MGLRELKAARTRAQIIDTALDLFVDQGYDETTMEQIAAKAEVGTTTLYRYFPSKDLLILARLEQAMDLGGALRERPVEEPLDAALGAAVRKCAQGVAGDERDAALRRIIDNSPVPRAMLWDLGARYAGDLKAAIAERMHRPADDLRVVMTAHTAYAVLQVAADAWLEADGDHDARAGAIDDLLHRLSTLDLVLPGPPTGTDADGRLRPASGDGA
- a CDS encoding MFS transporter, yielding MPPATSPASDTTALDSADSPVISLPRLGVGVVTSTVGALVALFTPVTLLLTLKLDSLTDSGAEAAFGLITGAGAIFAFAANPIAGHISDRTAARFGRRRTWILTGSLCGSLVVVALGFTTAVWQVAVLWFLTQTVFNFQMAATGALFAEQVPAERRGTFSGLIGLMGALAPLIGIAAVSGFSDQRVKWCVVAGISAFLGVLAVLLLRERPRDKPAVKAPLRPAELLKSFWLDPRDHPAFGWVWALRFLVICGAASSSYNAFFALHRLGLDDDAAQSFVLLAAVASVVPMAIAGLVAGPLSDRIQRQKPFIVAGGAIIIVGLVLMAIAQTRGVAYAAASVIGLGTGTFVSVDSAISIRLLPNADDVGKDLGILNLANTLPQSVVPFIAPLLLFIGGFPVLYLTLAVLVVAGVATVFRLPEIGREGDPRWAPLTRDRTPVAPEAPEAPDVLEPIPSKEIS
- a CDS encoding sugar phosphate isomerase/epimerase family protein, with amino-acid sequence MNTLSVSSYSLREQFGPLVFDFVDPQGNPVHIELPYPKLLNLSEFPARARDTFGVDTIETVAFQFAGLDDPEIDLFGDALAASGVRLVNVAIDVGDLLEPDADKRAADIKLTKRWIERFTAMGAQFVRVNPGSPFSRHNEATPPAQLIDGLGEVGAFAQQQGSRLLVENHGGPSADPVWMGQLLNAAGRDACGLLLDLGNFDVLTSRAMAGFGDAQGAEPTDPAELYASLDLTPVYDAVDALAEYTELVSLKANYVTEDGAVGPVDLPRALGILAAHGYTGPLSVEYEGTGGDPWAKSARVLEVAASALAESGTAPHTAP
- a CDS encoding GMC oxidoreductase gives rise to the protein MNDTVRTTEEVDVLIIGSGPAGATYARTIGDARPSARILMVEVGPAIPGHRGEHTQNMTESARSAAQLLTQGPDLGVKRATALADIAPGIDPSLEFRTALLPGLFPLDPSPRLPDGEVGLPGASMASGVGGMGIHWGTSTPRPHQSERIPFVPGDELDAALDHAEHLLGVTTYEPAGLSAAIQKAMAEEFNGPGLTPVTSGASASHWEGDTLVFSGTGVILGDLEQTVPGFELRAETLARRVLVADGTAVGAVLEDRRTGETYQVRAARVVVCADGLRTPQVLFASGIRPRALGHHLNEHFQMNTFVTLHDEFDPATFDQDGGSLGGASIPFSDARPMQGGIVTLANSPYKLPFGDELSLSRLGIAVWYGAKDIQYRDAVEFSETETDGYGMPKMTIRYAHTDKDRATIEAMWENSVRSASRIGTVLDQPEFAVGGSSLHYQGTVRMGESDDGESVCDQYLRVWDVDNLYVGGNGVIPTATAANPTLTMVALAWRAAVQLAQELGELEGSAHATAR